The Microbacterium sp. LWH7-1.2 genome window below encodes:
- a CDS encoding ABC transporter substrate-binding protein, with translation MIRNAKRRAALIAIAGAAILGLGLSGCASGGDDSGDSEGRTLRVWAGSQTPIEANFNPFSPSVLHAALGPIYEPLFFYNKTADDAPAPMLGESFEYNADGTVITVTLKDGVKWSDGEDFTAADAAFTFNYEPNHRDGLISAEAPDDTTLVLTYEAPQFTNEFQILGTTWMLPEHIWSEVDDYTTYTDEEPVGTGPYVVDKVTDASYTVVANENFRDEGVPAIKKVQYIGIDANQSAQDLLTAGELDWTGMFVPNPDSVTSNGVISMLNTPQDPTVLYTCANAELGCTGPQTDVAVRQALNVAIDRGTIKEKAFVGLTGDISPTFALLPRDQKWVADPANEVSPQSPDAAAAARILEAAGYTKGGDGFYAKDGTPIELSLISVDGWTDYNDAAKLISEQAAEAGIKVNASTVQWQEFSDARQTGQYQLIMGGVIGTSVADPFQIYKDWFAGESTSQVGEEVPSGRWNFSRYDNPIVNEAVAAAAATNDEAVKQKAYAALQTEIVRDLPYIPLVINATQTFFNTKDFTGWPTEDDLYAFPPAWGSVAAGYVLQHLEPVK, from the coding sequence ATGATTCGAAACGCGAAGCGCCGAGCGGCGCTCATCGCCATCGCCGGGGCCGCGATCCTCGGTCTCGGCCTGTCGGGCTGCGCCTCTGGGGGCGACGACAGCGGCGATTCCGAGGGCCGCACGCTGCGGGTCTGGGCAGGCAGCCAGACTCCCATCGAGGCGAACTTCAACCCCTTCTCGCCGAGCGTTCTTCACGCCGCACTCGGCCCGATCTACGAGCCGCTGTTCTTCTACAACAAGACGGCCGACGACGCGCCCGCCCCGATGCTCGGCGAGAGCTTCGAGTACAACGCGGACGGCACCGTCATCACGGTGACGCTCAAGGACGGCGTGAAGTGGAGCGACGGGGAGGACTTCACAGCCGCCGACGCCGCGTTCACGTTCAACTACGAGCCGAACCACCGCGACGGCCTCATCTCGGCAGAAGCGCCCGACGACACCACGCTCGTCCTGACGTACGAGGCGCCGCAGTTCACGAACGAGTTCCAGATCCTCGGCACCACCTGGATGCTGCCCGAGCACATCTGGTCGGAGGTCGACGACTACACCACCTACACCGACGAGGAGCCGGTCGGCACGGGTCCGTACGTCGTCGACAAGGTGACGGATGCGTCCTACACGGTCGTTGCGAACGAGAACTTCCGCGACGAGGGCGTGCCCGCCATCAAGAAGGTGCAGTACATCGGCATCGACGCGAACCAGTCCGCACAGGATCTGCTCACCGCGGGCGAGCTCGACTGGACCGGCATGTTCGTGCCCAACCCGGACTCGGTGACCTCGAACGGGGTCATCAGCATGCTGAACACGCCGCAGGACCCGACCGTGCTGTACACCTGCGCGAACGCCGAGCTGGGCTGCACGGGCCCGCAGACCGACGTGGCGGTGCGCCAGGCTCTCAACGTCGCGATCGACCGCGGCACCATCAAGGAGAAGGCGTTCGTCGGCCTCACCGGTGACATCTCGCCGACCTTCGCGCTGCTTCCGCGCGATCAGAAGTGGGTCGCCGACCCGGCGAACGAGGTCAGCCCGCAGTCGCCCGATGCCGCGGCCGCCGCTCGGATCCTCGAGGCCGCCGGGTACACCAAGGGCGGCGACGGCTTCTACGCCAAGGACGGCACCCCGATCGAGCTGAGCCTCATCTCGGTCGACGGCTGGACGGACTACAACGACGCCGCCAAGCTCATCAGCGAGCAGGCGGCCGAGGCCGGCATCAAGGTCAACGCCTCGACCGTGCAGTGGCAGGAGTTCTCGGACGCGCGCCAGACCGGTCAGTACCAGCTGATCATGGGCGGGGTCATCGGCACCTCGGTCGCCGACCCGTTCCAGATCTACAAGGACTGGTTCGCGGGCGAGTCGACCTCGCAGGTCGGCGAGGAGGTCCCGTCGGGCCGCTGGAACTTCAGCCGCTACGACAACCCGATCGTCAATGAGGCCGTCGCCGCGGCCGCCGCGACGAATGACGAAGCCGTCAAGCAGAAGGCGTACGCCGCTCTGCAGACCGAGATCGTGCGCGACCTGCCCTACATCCCGCTGGTGATCAACGCCACCCAGACGTTCTTCAACACGAAGGACTTCACCGGCTGGCCGACCGAGGACGACCTGTACGCCTTCCCGCCGGCGTGGGGCTCCGTGGCGGCGGGCTACGTCCTCCAGCACCTGGAGCCGGTGAAGTAA
- the nadA gene encoding quinolinate synthase NadA: MSAVNITLQPRRERDASVDHAIQAIVAGATAGETCNTDLAAGPWDFDTRPGYGPGSSMGDVIPTGSPRQGELPREYREASEAELDERIRAAKATLGDRVVVLGHFYQREEVVVHADYVGDSFQLANAALEHPDSEAIVFCGVHFMAETADLLSRPEQAVILPNLAAGCSMADMADIDQVEECWEQLADVYGDMDEADADGLVPVIPVTYMNSSAAIKGFVGRHGGIVCTSSNARTVLEWAFQRGRRVLFFPDQHLGRNTAKAMGVPLEQMPMWNPRKPLGGASVDQLADARVILWHGFCSVHRRFSVDQIDKARAEHPGVRVIVHPECPMEVVDAADEAGSTDYIRKAIEAASEPTTFAIGTEVNLVQRLAADHPQHTIFCLDPVVCPCSTMYRIHPGYLAWVLEGLVAGEVRNRITVPSSVAAPARVALERMLAAKPPAAPAAAWENAS, translated from the coding sequence ATGTCTGCCGTGAACATCACCCTCCAGCCCCGCCGCGAACGGGATGCCTCGGTCGATCACGCCATCCAGGCGATCGTCGCCGGCGCGACGGCCGGCGAGACGTGCAACACCGACCTCGCCGCCGGTCCGTGGGACTTCGACACGCGGCCCGGATACGGCCCCGGCTCGTCGATGGGCGATGTCATCCCGACCGGGTCGCCCCGCCAGGGCGAGCTGCCGCGCGAGTACCGCGAGGCGTCCGAGGCCGAGCTCGACGAGCGCATCCGCGCCGCGAAGGCGACCCTGGGCGACCGGGTCGTCGTCCTGGGCCACTTCTACCAGCGGGAAGAGGTCGTGGTCCATGCCGACTACGTGGGCGACTCGTTCCAGCTCGCGAACGCGGCGCTCGAGCACCCCGACTCCGAAGCCATCGTGTTCTGCGGCGTGCACTTCATGGCCGAGACCGCCGACCTGCTGTCGCGTCCCGAGCAGGCCGTGATCCTCCCGAACCTCGCGGCCGGCTGCTCGATGGCCGACATGGCCGACATCGACCAGGTCGAGGAGTGCTGGGAGCAGCTCGCCGACGTCTACGGCGATATGGATGAGGCGGATGCTGACGGCCTCGTGCCCGTCATCCCCGTCACGTACATGAACTCCTCGGCCGCGATCAAGGGCTTCGTCGGACGCCACGGCGGCATCGTGTGCACGTCGTCCAACGCGCGGACGGTGCTCGAGTGGGCGTTCCAGCGCGGACGCCGCGTGCTGTTCTTCCCCGACCAGCACCTCGGCCGCAATACGGCGAAGGCGATGGGAGTGCCGCTCGAGCAGATGCCGATGTGGAATCCGCGCAAGCCGCTGGGCGGAGCATCCGTCGACCAACTCGCCGATGCCCGCGTCATCCTCTGGCACGGCTTCTGCTCGGTGCACCGCCGCTTCTCGGTCGACCAGATCGACAAGGCCCGTGCCGAGCACCCGGGCGTGCGGGTGATCGTGCACCCCGAATGCCCGATGGAGGTCGTCGACGCCGCCGACGAAGCGGGCTCGACCGACTACATCCGCAAGGCGATCGAGGCCGCCTCAGAGCCCACGACGTTCGCGATCGGCACCGAGGTGAACCTCGTGCAGCGACTCGCGGCCGACCATCCGCAGCACACGATCTTCTGCCTGGACCCCGTGGTCTGCCCGTGCTCGACGATGTACCGCATCCACCCGGGCTACCTCGCGTGGGTGCTCGAGGGTCTCGTCGCGGGCGAGGTGCGTAACCGCATCACCGTGCCGAGCTCGGTGGCGGCCCCGGCCCGGGTGGCTCTGGAGCGGATGCTGGCAGCCAAGCCTCCGGCGGCGCCCGCGGCTGCATGGGAGAACGCCTCATGA
- a CDS encoding NUDIX domain-containing protein — protein sequence MTRTTPDPRSPGAPGDTDTIRVAVSTVIFTLRRLPGSDAVEVVLPLVRRTRDPHEGEWALPGGWLDVTEGLDAAASRTLAETTGLAPSYLEQLYAFGAVDRSPTRVVSIVYWALLRADEISSDEAEKDHAIENVQWFDAAALPELAFDHNEIVDYALWRLRNKVGYSRIAHGLLADEFTLADLREVYEAILGRRLDPANFRRQVENSGTLIPTDRFRTGSHRPARLYRYNQDVELADRGPLDAGH from the coding sequence ATGACCAGAACAACCCCTGACCCTCGCTCCCCCGGCGCTCCCGGCGACACCGACACGATCCGCGTGGCGGTGTCGACGGTGATCTTCACGCTCCGGCGGCTTCCCGGCAGCGACGCCGTCGAGGTCGTGCTCCCGCTCGTGCGCCGCACGCGCGATCCGCACGAGGGCGAGTGGGCGCTTCCCGGCGGATGGCTCGACGTGACGGAGGGACTGGATGCCGCGGCATCCCGCACCCTCGCCGAGACAACCGGGCTGGCACCGAGCTATCTCGAGCAGCTGTACGCGTTCGGAGCCGTCGACCGCTCCCCGACCCGTGTCGTCTCGATCGTGTACTGGGCGCTTCTGCGCGCCGACGAGATCAGCTCCGACGAGGCCGAGAAGGACCACGCCATAGAGAACGTCCAGTGGTTCGATGCGGCCGCCCTTCCCGAGCTCGCGTTCGACCACAACGAGATCGTCGACTATGCGCTGTGGCGCCTGCGGAACAAGGTCGGCTACAGCCGCATCGCCCACGGGCTGCTCGCCGACGAGTTCACCCTCGCCGACCTCCGCGAGGTGTACGAGGCGATCCTCGGCCGGCGCCTCGACCCGGCGAACTTCCGCCGCCAGGTCGAGAACTCCGGAACCCTCATCCCCACCGACCGCTTCCGCACCGGAAGCCACCGCCCGGCGCGGCTCTACCGCTACAACCAGGATGTCGAGCTCGCCGACCGCGGCCCGCTCGACGCCGGCCACTGA